The proteins below come from a single Agrobacterium vitis genomic window:
- a CDS encoding ABC transporter permease, producing the protein MRNRLLPILTVILAILIIWHVFVVILNAPFVRDQAARAGETITTAQVIEQTFNQERPVLPAPHQIIAELWDTTIDKPITSKRSLVYHAWITLSATLMGFGMGTALGILLAIAIVHNRAVDKSLMPWVIASQTIPIIAVAPMIIVVLNAIGISGLMPKALISTYLSFFPVVVGMVKGLRSPDAILIDLMRTYYASNTQTFWKLRMPAAMPYLFTSLKVAIAISLVGAIVGELPTGAVAGLGARLLSGSYYGQTVQIWAALFMAAGLAALLVAIVGLAHTAVLKRMGERA; encoded by the coding sequence ATGAGGAATAGACTGCTCCCCATCCTCACCGTCATCCTCGCCATCCTGATCATCTGGCATGTCTTCGTGGTCATTCTCAACGCGCCCTTCGTGCGCGATCAGGCGGCGCGGGCGGGTGAGACAATCACCACAGCGCAAGTGATTGAGCAAACCTTCAATCAGGAACGCCCCGTCCTTCCCGCTCCGCACCAGATTATTGCCGAGCTGTGGGATACAACCATCGACAAGCCCATCACCTCCAAGCGCAGCCTTGTTTATCACGCATGGATAACCCTCTCCGCCACACTGATGGGCTTTGGCATGGGCACAGCCCTTGGCATTTTGCTGGCCATTGCCATTGTGCATAACCGGGCGGTGGATAAATCGCTGATGCCATGGGTGATTGCCAGCCAGACCATTCCCATCATTGCCGTGGCCCCGATGATCATTGTGGTGCTGAACGCCATTGGTATTTCCGGCCTGATGCCCAAGGCGCTGATTTCCACCTATCTCTCCTTCTTTCCGGTGGTGGTCGGCATGGTCAAAGGCCTGCGTAGCCCGGATGCCATTCTGATTGATCTGATGCGCACCTATTACGCCAGCAACACCCAGACATTTTGGAAACTGCGCATGCCAGCCGCCATGCCCTATCTGTTTACCTCGCTGAAAGTGGCCATTGCGATTTCGCTGGTGGGAGCCATTGTGGGGGAATTGCCAACCGGGGCCGTCGCTGGCCTCGGCGCGCGGCTGCTGTCTGGCTCTTACTATGGCCAGACAGTGCAAATCTGGGCAGCACTGTTTATGGCGGCGGGGTTGGCGGCGCTGCTGGTGGCCATCGTCGGGCTTGCCCACACGGCGGTTCTGAAACGCATGGGAGAGCGGGCATGA
- the hydA gene encoding dihydropyrimidinase, which yields MSTVIKGGTIVTADLTYKADVKIDGGIITEIGPDLSADTVLDASGCYIMPGGIDPHVHLEMPFMGTYSADDFESGTRAGLAGGTTMVVDFCLPDPGQSLLEALTRWDNKSTRANCDYSFHMAITSWDERIFNEMQTIVQDKGINTFKHFMAYKGALMVNDDEMFASFSRCAELGALPLVHAENGDVVAAMSAKLLAEGNDGPEAHAYSRPAEVEGEATNRAIMLADMAGVPLYVVHTSCEQAHEAIRRARQKGMRVYGEPLIQHLTLDESEYFDKDWDHAARRVMSPPFRNKQHQDSLWAGLQSGSLSCVATDHCAFTTEQKRFGVGNFTKIPNGTGGLEDRLPMLWTYGVTTGRLTMNEFVAVTSTNIAKILNIYPKKGAILVGADADIVVWDPKRSKTISASNQQSAIDYNVFEGKTVTGLPRFTLTRGVVAIEESTVKTQEGHGKFVKREPYPAVSKALSTWKELVSPRKVERTGIPASGV from the coding sequence ATGAGCACAGTCATCAAAGGCGGCACTATCGTCACCGCCGATCTCACCTATAAAGCCGATGTAAAAATCGACGGCGGGATCATCACCGAAATTGGCCCCGACCTCTCCGCCGATACCGTGCTGGATGCCTCCGGCTGTTACATCATGCCGGGCGGTATTGATCCGCATGTGCATCTGGAAATGCCGTTTATGGGCACCTATTCCGCCGATGATTTTGAAAGCGGTACCCGTGCGGGTCTGGCTGGTGGCACCACCATGGTGGTGGATTTCTGTCTGCCCGATCCCGGCCAATCGCTGCTGGAAGCGCTGACCCGCTGGGACAATAAATCCACCCGCGCCAATTGCGATTACTCCTTCCACATGGCCATCACCTCTTGGGATGAGCGCATTTTCAACGAGATGCAGACCATTGTGCAAGACAAGGGCATCAACACTTTCAAGCACTTTATGGCCTATAAGGGGGCCTTGATGGTGAATGATGACGAGATGTTCGCCTCCTTCTCGCGCTGCGCCGAACTGGGCGCGCTGCCGCTGGTGCATGCTGAAAATGGCGATGTGGTCGCGGCCATGTCGGCCAAGCTGCTGGCTGAGGGCAATGACGGGCCGGAAGCGCACGCCTATTCCCGCCCGGCTGAAGTGGAGGGCGAAGCCACCAACCGCGCCATCATGCTGGCCGATATGGCAGGTGTGCCGCTCTATGTGGTGCATACCTCTTGCGAACAGGCGCATGAGGCCATCCGCCGCGCCCGGCAAAAGGGCATGCGCGTCTATGGCGAGCCGCTGATTCAGCATCTGACACTGGATGAGAGCGAATATTTCGACAAGGATTGGGACCACGCCGCCCGCCGGGTGATGTCGCCGCCGTTCCGCAACAAGCAGCATCAGGATAGTCTCTGGGCGGGCCTGCAATCCGGCTCGCTGTCTTGCGTTGCCACCGACCATTGCGCCTTTACCACAGAGCAAAAACGGTTTGGCGTTGGCAATTTCACCAAAATCCCCAATGGCACCGGCGGGTTGGAAGATCGCCTGCCGATGCTGTGGACCTATGGCGTCACCACGGGCCGCCTGACCATGAATGAGTTCGTGGCCGTCACTTCCACCAACATCGCCAAAATCCTCAATATCTATCCGAAGAAGGGCGCGATCCTTGTGGGGGCCGATGCCGATATTGTGGTGTGGGACCCGAAGCGCTCCAAAACCATCTCGGCCAGTAACCAGCAATCGGCCATTGATTACAACGTGTTCGAGGGCAAAACCGTCACCGGCTTGCCGCGCTTTACCCTGACCCGTGGTGTGGTGGCGATTGAGGAAAGCACTGTGAAAACGCAGGAAGGCCACGGCAAGTTTGTCAAGCGCGAGCCTTATCCGGCGGTGAGCAAGGCGCTGTCTACGTGGAAGGAACTGGTGTCGCCGCGCAAAGTCGAGCGTACGGGCATTCCGGCCAGCGGGGTTTAA
- a CDS encoding TetR family transcriptional regulator C-terminal domain-containing protein: MAIARASRTQRRTRIQEEKEEVILQAALDVFSMRGFRGSTIDQIAEVAGMSKPNLLYYFRTKEAMHRLLMDRLLETWLEPLRAFDAEGDPQEEIRSYLRRKLEMARDFPRESRLFANEVLQGAPIIEDVLKGPLKDLVDEKAGVIRSWIMAGKLVACDPYHLIFSIWSTTQHYADFDVQVRAVLGAGSAEDERFENAARFLEGLFLRGLQPGI, from the coding sequence ATGGCGATTGCCAGGGCATCAAGGACGCAGAGGCGGACGCGGATTCAGGAGGAAAAGGAGGAGGTCATCCTGCAGGCGGCGCTGGACGTGTTTTCCATGCGCGGCTTTCGCGGCTCGACCATCGACCAGATCGCCGAGGTGGCGGGCATGTCGAAACCCAACCTGCTCTATTATTTCCGCACCAAGGAGGCGATGCACCGGCTGCTGATGGACCGGCTGCTGGAGACGTGGCTGGAGCCGCTGCGCGCCTTTGATGCCGAGGGCGATCCGCAGGAGGAAATCCGCAGCTATCTCCGCCGCAAGCTGGAAATGGCCCGTGATTTTCCGCGCGAAAGCCGGTTGTTTGCCAATGAAGTGCTCCAGGGTGCACCCATTATCGAGGATGTGCTGAAAGGGCCGTTGAAAGATCTGGTCGATGAGAAGGCCGGGGTCATTCGCAGCTGGATCATGGCGGGCAAGCTTGTCGCCTGCGACCCCTATCACCTGATTTTTTCGATCTGGTCCACCACCCAGCATTATGCCGATTTCGACGTGCAGGTGCGCGCCGTGCTGGGCGCGGGGTCGGCGGAAGACGAGCGGTTCGAGAATGCCGCAAGGTTTCTGGAAGGGCTTTTCCTGCGCGGTCTACAGCCGGGAATTTGA
- a CDS encoding efflux RND transporter periplasmic adaptor subunit gives MTDSRVGTSRVRPIILVLTLLLSVSQGGFIPAVKAQSPEPAASTDAQLPAIVVAKASTQSLTDKVIGTGSIKAVEEIYVQPEVDGIAIRNLLADVGDKVKAGQVLATLDGDSLILQKAQYAANQAKAEASLAQYKIQLIDAQASAAEAERQLARGQSLVSGGTISTAQVQQYETSAINARNKVDSARQSIAIAEAELKVVISQVADLNLKLARTDIKAPFGGLITARNARIGAIAAGSGQPLFTIIRDSKIELVAEVSESDMQKMRIGQPAEIAIAGQATPISGHVRLISPAVSPTTRLGEVHVLLDDSDAARQGMYASALITITSASGIALPLSAIDSGKAGSFTRIVDNGVVRQVKIETGIIENGFILVTSGVKPGDLVVLKAGAFVRDGDKVRPVLETVNQTGAISN, from the coding sequence GTGACAGACAGTCGGGTTGGAACTTCGCGCGTCAGGCCAATCATCCTCGTTCTGACGCTGCTGCTATCGGTTAGCCAGGGCGGTTTTATACCTGCCGTGAAAGCGCAATCTCCTGAGCCCGCAGCCAGCACCGATGCCCAGCTCCCGGCCATCGTCGTTGCGAAAGCCAGCACCCAGAGCCTGACCGACAAGGTGATCGGCACCGGAAGCATCAAGGCGGTGGAGGAAATTTACGTCCAGCCTGAAGTGGATGGAATAGCCATTCGCAATCTCCTGGCCGATGTCGGCGACAAGGTGAAGGCCGGTCAGGTTCTGGCAACGCTGGATGGCGACAGCCTGATCCTGCAAAAGGCGCAGTATGCCGCCAACCAGGCCAAGGCCGAGGCCTCGCTTGCCCAGTACAAGATCCAGTTGATCGATGCGCAGGCCAGTGCAGCAGAAGCGGAGCGGCAATTGGCGCGAGGCCAGTCGCTGGTCTCCGGCGGCACGATTTCCACCGCCCAGGTCCAGCAATATGAGACCTCTGCCATCAATGCCCGCAACAAGGTGGACAGCGCCCGCCAGTCCATCGCCATTGCCGAGGCCGAATTGAAAGTGGTGATCAGCCAGGTCGCCGATCTCAACCTGAAACTGGCCCGCACCGATATCAAGGCGCCGTTCGGCGGGTTGATCACCGCCCGCAATGCCCGCATCGGCGCCATTGCTGCCGGCTCCGGCCAGCCGCTGTTCACCATTATCCGCGACAGCAAGATCGAGCTGGTGGCCGAAGTGTCCGAAAGCGATATGCAAAAAATGCGAATAGGCCAACCGGCCGAAATTGCCATTGCTGGACAGGCAACGCCGATCAGCGGCCATGTGCGGCTGATCTCTCCCGCCGTCAGCCCCACGACGAGGCTCGGTGAGGTGCATGTTCTGCTTGATGATAGCGATGCGGCCCGTCAGGGCATGTATGCCAGCGCCTTGATCACCATCACCTCCGCCTCGGGCATTGCCCTGCCCTTATCGGCAATCGACAGCGGCAAGGCCGGCAGCTTTACCCGCATCGTTGATAATGGCGTGGTCCGGCAGGTGAAAATCGAGACCGGCATTATCGAAAACGGCTTTATTCTGGTGACATCTGGCGTCAAGCCGGGCGATCTGGTGGTGCTGAAAGCAGGCGCTTTCGTGCGCGATGGCGACAAGGTCAGGCCGGTGCTTGAAACCGTGAACCAGACCGGCGCAATATCCAACTGA
- a CDS encoding Zn-dependent hydrolase: MTAHPGANLRVNADRLWDSLMDMAKIGPGVAGGNNRQTLTDEDAEGRALFQSWCEAAGMTMGVDQMGTMFATRPGTDPDALPVYVGSHLDTQPTGGKYDGVLGVLAALEVVRSMNDLGVKTKHPIVVTNWANEEGARFAPAMLASGVFAGMHTLDYAYSRKDPDGKTYGDELKRIGWLGEEEVGARKMHAYFEYHIEQGPILEAENKQIGVVTHCQGLWWLEFTLTGREAHTGSTPMNLRVNAGLAMSRIIKMVQDVAMSEQPGAVGGVGQVFFSPNSRNVLPGKVVFTVDIRTPSQDKLDRMRAKIEAEAATICEALGVGCAVEAVGHFDPVTFDPTLVGRVRDAAERLGYSHMNIISGAGHDACWAARVAPSTMIMCPCVGGLSHNEAEEISKDWASAGCDVLLHAVLETAEVVG, translated from the coding sequence ATGACGGCTCACCCCGGTGCGAACCTGCGCGTAAATGCTGACCGGCTGTGGGACAGCCTGATGGACATGGCCAAGATTGGCCCCGGTGTGGCAGGCGGCAACAACCGCCAGACCTTGACCGACGAAGACGCCGAAGGTCGCGCGCTGTTCCAGAGCTGGTGCGAAGCGGCAGGCATGACCATGGGCGTGGACCAGATGGGCACGATGTTCGCCACCCGCCCCGGCACCGACCCGGATGCCCTGCCCGTCTATGTCGGCTCCCACCTCGACACCCAGCCCACCGGCGGCAAGTATGATGGCGTGCTGGGTGTGCTGGCCGCGCTGGAAGTGGTGCGCTCCATGAACGATCTTGGCGTTAAAACCAAGCATCCGATTGTTGTGACCAACTGGGCCAATGAGGAAGGCGCACGCTTTGCCCCGGCCATGTTGGCGTCTGGCGTTTTTGCGGGCATGCATACGCTGGATTACGCCTATTCGCGCAAAGACCCGGACGGCAAGACATACGGCGATGAGCTGAAACGCATTGGCTGGCTGGGCGAGGAAGAAGTGGGTGCGCGCAAAATGCACGCCTATTTCGAATATCACATCGAGCAAGGGCCTATTCTCGAAGCTGAAAATAAACAGATTGGCGTTGTTACCCACTGTCAGGGCCTGTGGTGGCTGGAATTTACGTTGACGGGCCGTGAAGCGCACACTGGCTCGACCCCCATGAACCTTCGCGTCAACGCTGGTCTGGCCATGAGCCGCATCATCAAGATGGTGCAGGATGTGGCGATGAGCGAACAGCCGGGTGCTGTTGGCGGCGTTGGCCAAGTGTTCTTCTCGCCCAATTCGCGCAATGTGCTGCCGGGCAAGGTGGTGTTTACGGTGGATATTCGCACGCCCTCCCAAGACAAACTCGACCGGATGCGGGCGAAGATTGAAGCCGAAGCCGCAACAATTTGCGAAGCTCTGGGCGTTGGCTGCGCGGTGGAAGCCGTCGGCCATTTTGACCCCGTCACCTTTGACCCCACACTGGTGGGCCGCGTGCGCGATGCTGCCGAGCGACTGGGTTACAGCCACATGAACATCATTTCCGGCGCTGGCCACGACGCCTGCTGGGCAGCGCGGGTTGCGCCATCGACGATGATTATGTGCCCTTGCGTCGGCGGGCTTTCGCATAATGAGGCCGAGGAGATTTCCAAGGACTGGGCGAGTGCTGGGTGTGATGTGTTGTTGCATGCGGTGTTGGAGACGGCGGAGGTTGTGGGGTGA
- a CDS encoding ABC transporter ATP-binding protein has protein sequence MTTSPYSVVSAKDLCLTFQTNDGPVHALSNVDLEVKKGDFVSFIGPSGCGKTTFLRVIADLEKHTSGTITVNGMTPENARKERSYGYVFQAAALYPWRTIEQNIALPLEIMAYSPDEKKKRIEQTLELVNLAGFGKKFPWQLSGGMQQRASIARALAFDADLLLMDEPFGALDEIVRDHLNEQLLKLWDSTNKTICFVTHSIPEAVYLSTKIVVMSPRPGRVTDVIESTLPRERPLDIRESPEFLAIAHRVREGLRAGHSYEE, from the coding sequence ATGACAACATCCCCCTACTCCGTCGTCTCCGCCAAAGACCTCTGTCTCACCTTCCAGACCAATGATGGACCAGTACACGCGCTGTCCAACGTGGATCTGGAGGTGAAAAAGGGTGATTTTGTTTCCTTCATCGGCCCATCCGGCTGTGGCAAGACCACGTTTTTGCGTGTCATTGCCGATCTGGAAAAGCACACATCCGGCACCATTACCGTCAATGGCATGACGCCGGAGAATGCGCGCAAGGAGCGCTCCTACGGCTATGTGTTTCAGGCGGCAGCGCTTTATCCGTGGCGCACGATTGAGCAAAATATTGCCCTGCCGCTGGAGATCATGGCCTATAGCCCGGATGAGAAGAAAAAGCGGATTGAGCAGACGCTGGAACTGGTCAATCTTGCAGGCTTTGGCAAGAAATTCCCCTGGCAGCTCTCCGGCGGCATGCAGCAGCGCGCCTCCATTGCCCGCGCGCTTGCCTTTGATGCCGACCTGCTGTTGATGGACGAACCCTTTGGCGCACTGGATGAAATTGTCCGCGACCATTTGAACGAGCAATTGCTGAAACTCTGGGATAGCACCAACAAGACCATTTGTTTTGTCACCCACTCGATTCCGGAGGCCGTTTATCTCTCTACCAAAATCGTGGTGATGAGCCCCCGGCCCGGTCGCGTGACCGATGTGATTGAATCGACCCTGCCACGGGAGCGACCGCTGGATATTCGTGAAAGCCCGGAGTTTTTGGCCATTGCCCATCGGGTGCGCGAAGGTTTGCGGGCGGGGCATAGTTATGAGGAATAG
- a CDS encoding ABC transporter substrate-binding protein has protein sequence MKSKITTLLMAAGISMLAMQAHAADKLTLQLKWVTQAQFAGYYVAKDKGYYKEEGLDVDIKPGGPDIAPAQVLAGGGADVIVDWLPSALATREKGVPLVNIAQPFKHSGMMLTCLKESGVKTPADFKGKTLGVWFFGNEYPFLSWMAHLGIKTDGSADGVKVLKQGFNVDPLLQKQAACISTMTYNEYWQVIDAGIKADQLITFPYEKEGVATLEDGLYVLEPKLKDPAFKEKMVKFVRASMKGWKWAEKNPDEAAGIVLDNDASGAQTEKHQKRMMSEVAKLTEGSKGALDEADYKRTVATLLGGGSDPVISKEPVGAYTHEITDAALK, from the coding sequence ATGAAAAGCAAAATCACCACACTGCTTATGGCTGCTGGCATTTCCATGCTGGCTATGCAGGCCCATGCGGCAGACAAGCTGACCCTGCAATTGAAATGGGTCACACAGGCGCAGTTCGCTGGCTATTACGTCGCCAAAGACAAGGGCTATTACAAAGAAGAAGGCCTCGATGTGGACATCAAGCCCGGCGGCCCGGATATTGCGCCTGCGCAAGTGCTGGCTGGTGGCGGTGCCGATGTGATTGTCGATTGGTTGCCATCCGCCTTGGCCACCCGCGAAAAAGGTGTTCCGCTGGTCAATATCGCCCAGCCGTTCAAGCATTCGGGCATGATGCTGACCTGTCTGAAGGAAAGCGGCGTCAAGACACCTGCCGATTTCAAGGGCAAGACGCTGGGCGTGTGGTTCTTCGGCAATGAATATCCGTTCCTGTCGTGGATGGCGCATCTTGGCATCAAAACCGATGGCAGCGCTGATGGCGTGAAAGTGCTGAAGCAGGGCTTCAACGTTGATCCGCTGTTGCAAAAGCAGGCCGCCTGCATTTCCACCATGACCTATAATGAATACTGGCAGGTCATCGATGCCGGTATCAAAGCGGATCAACTGATCACCTTCCCCTATGAGAAGGAAGGCGTTGCCACGCTGGAAGACGGCCTTTATGTGCTGGAGCCAAAGCTGAAAGATCCGGCCTTCAAGGAAAAGATGGTCAAGTTCGTCCGCGCCTCGATGAAGGGCTGGAAATGGGCTGAAAAGAACCCGGACGAGGCCGCTGGTATCGTGCTGGACAACGACGCCTCCGGAGCCCAGACCGAAAAGCATCAGAAGCGGATGATGAGTGAAGTTGCCAAGCTGACGGAAGGCTCCAAGGGCGCGCTGGACGAGGCCGATTACAAGCGCACCGTGGCCACCCTGCTCGGCGGCGGTTCCGATCCTGTCATATCCAAAGAACCCGTGGGTGCTTATACCCATGAAATCACCGATGCAGCGCTGAAATAG
- a CDS encoding ABC transporter permease, producing the protein MSGYLLFALIFWLVAWGINEWLVRQHFAALPAQRAANIAVPLLFGITLLVIWECVVRGFDIPSILLPAPSMIWTRLIHSLPILWADFQQTFLKSVLSGYVAGCGLGFIVAVLIDRSPFLKQGLLPIGNFVSALPVVGVAPIMVMWFGFDWPSKVAVVVIMTFFPMLVNTVQGLSAASPMERDLMRTYAASWWQTLIKLRLPAAWPFIFNALKINSTLALIGAIVAEFFGTPIVGMGFRISTEVGRSNVDMVWAEIAVAALAGSVFYGLVALAEKAVTFWHPSVRGGQVR; encoded by the coding sequence ATGAGTGGGTATCTGCTGTTTGCGCTGATCTTCTGGCTGGTGGCATGGGGCATAAATGAATGGCTGGTGCGCCAGCATTTCGCCGCCCTGCCAGCCCAGCGTGCCGCCAATATCGCAGTGCCGCTGCTGTTTGGCATCACGCTGCTGGTCATCTGGGAATGCGTGGTGCGCGGGTTTGACATCCCCTCCATTCTGCTGCCCGCCCCCAGCATGATCTGGACCCGGCTGATCCATTCGCTGCCCATCCTCTGGGCTGATTTCCAGCAAACGTTTTTGAAATCGGTGCTATCAGGCTATGTCGCAGGCTGTGGCCTTGGCTTTATCGTTGCGGTGTTGATTGATCGTTCACCCTTCCTGAAACAAGGCCTGTTGCCGATTGGCAATTTCGTCTCGGCCCTTCCGGTGGTCGGCGTGGCCCCAATCATGGTGATGTGGTTCGGGTTTGATTGGCCGTCAAAGGTGGCGGTCGTGGTGATCATGACCTTCTTTCCCATGCTGGTAAACACCGTGCAGGGCCTATCTGCGGCAAGCCCGATGGAGCGCGATTTGATGCGCACCTATGCCGCCAGCTGGTGGCAGACGTTGATCAAGCTCCGGCTTCCCGCCGCATGGCCGTTTATCTTCAACGCCTTGAAAATCAATTCAACGCTGGCGCTGATTGGTGCCATTGTGGCGGAGTTTTTCGGCACCCCCATTGTTGGCATGGGCTTTCGCATTTCCACCGAGGTTGGCCGCAGCAATGTGGATATGGTCTGGGCCGAAATTGCGGTGGCGGCACTGGCGGGTTCGGTTTTCTATGGTTTGGTGGCGCTGGCTGAAAAAGCCGTCACCTTCTGGCATCCGTCTGTCCGTGGTGGGCAGGTAAGATAA
- a CDS encoding DMT family transporter, with the protein MTASTISPVPEKDNARDTAKDRHNSHARGREKLKAHLAVLLFAVLLATSFSFGGMATHMIDPIAVQALRYIVTIAITAFLCFRIKRYPLKAPRRPVRFVIIGALMATYMISMFIALQFTAPVATGAIFTMMPLMSAGFAWLLMRQKTRGRVMVSLVIAAIGAIWVIFRGDVQALIHFDIGKGELIYLVGVTAHAIYVPLLRKFNENEPALIFMFWSAVGTLAFILVPGLPRLIALDYASISWLGWGLVLYLAVVTTLITFLLLQYASQRLPAPKVLAYSYLTPSFIILLEGAMGHGWAPMAVFAGALITAAGLLAMAILPD; encoded by the coding sequence GTGACAGCATCGACGATTTCCCCTGTGCCTGAAAAAGACAATGCAAGAGACACTGCAAAAGACAGGCACAACAGCCATGCCCGTGGCCGTGAGAAACTGAAGGCCCATCTGGCCGTTCTGCTGTTTGCCGTGTTGCTCGCCACCTCCTTTTCCTTCGGTGGCATGGCGACCCACATGATCGATCCGATTGCGGTCCAGGCGCTACGCTATATCGTCACCATCGCCATCACAGCTTTCCTGTGCTTCCGCATTAAGCGCTATCCGCTCAAAGCGCCACGTCGCCCGGTGCGCTTCGTGATTATCGGCGCGCTGATGGCCACCTATATGATCAGCATGTTCATCGCCCTGCAATTTACCGCCCCTGTGGCGACCGGGGCGATCTTCACGATGATGCCGCTGATGAGCGCAGGCTTCGCCTGGCTATTGATGCGCCAGAAAACCCGTGGCCGGGTGATGGTCAGCCTGGTGATTGCCGCCATCGGCGCGATCTGGGTGATCTTTCGCGGCGATGTGCAGGCGCTGATCCATTTCGACATCGGTAAGGGCGAGCTGATCTACCTCGTCGGCGTCACCGCGCATGCGATTTACGTGCCGCTACTGCGCAAATTCAACGAGAACGAACCGGCGCTGATCTTCATGTTCTGGTCGGCGGTGGGGACGCTGGCCTTCATTCTGGTGCCGGGCCTGCCCCGGCTGATCGCCCTCGATTATGCCTCGATCTCCTGGCTTGGCTGGGGTCTGGTGCTCTATCTGGCTGTCGTGACGACGCTGATTACCTTCCTTCTGCTGCAATATGCCTCGCAACGCCTGCCCGCCCCCAAAGTGCTGGCCTATAGCTACCTGACGCCGAGCTTCATCATTCTGCTGGAAGGCGCCATGGGCCATGGCTGGGCACCGATGGCCGTATTTGCCGGGGCGCTAATCACCGCCGCCGGACTTCTCGCCATGGCCATTTTGCCAGACTGA